The segment TTTTATTTTTCAGGGTATATATTTACCATACATTCGAATTCAAAATTGTAGCATACTAATATTGTTATTATGATTATATATAAAAAAGGAGAAAAACTATGAAAAATAAGTTAATTGCTTTAGTAACACTATTAGTAATGAGTAGTTTTATGACTAGGATAGATTGTCTCCCAGCAGATAATTCAAAGGATTATGTTAAAGTACCAACGAGTATAAAAGAGAGTCTTGAAACAGGAGTGCAAGGAGAAATTGAAAACATTGTAATGTACGAAAGATTCCTTAATCAAAATATCCCAAGTGATGTAAAGACAGTCTTCACATCATTGAAGAGTGCCTCTCAAAATCACCTGCAAGCTTTTAAAAGAGCATTACAATCCTATTAAAAACAGCTTATATATCCTAACAAACTTTGGACCGTCAACGTTGCATTAATAGGATATATAAGCTATATTTCTTTTTAACATCATTCTAATATTTATCTACCATGTTCCAATCTCTTGCCATACCCAGTTCTCCACTTTTCCAATTTGCTGGAATTGCAAGATTGGTCTTTTCGCTATATTGCAGTGCTTGAATAATTTTTATAATCTCATCAATGTTTCTTCCAACAGAAGGTAGATTTATATATATTGCTTGAATAACTCCTTTCGGATCTACTGTAAAAGTTGCTCTGTAGGTCAAACAACTGTAAAATCACGGGCATAAAAGAAAACTACCGTCCACCTCCCCTCCGCTCATATAGACATTATTCAATTACAACTTCTATCTCCGTAACATTCAGCAAGCTCACAATAATCTTCTCTCCATCAAATACTGTCATCTTCTCCACCACCCTAAAAAACAAATCCTCATCAAATTGTTTTATTGGTTTTGCATTTTTTAAAATACCAATGAACTGTTTTGCCTTATATTTTCCCAAAACATTGTCACTTTTTAAATGTTCCTCCCACTTTTCCATAAAGTAATCCTTATTTTTAATCATTGCGTTAAAAGTATCTATGAAGGCCTTATATAAAACCTTATCATCTATATGTTTATTATTACACCCTTTCTTACCTTTTTCTATATATCTTCTATTACATCTCCAAACAATTCTCCTGCGTAATTCATTTGTGGAATTCCAAACTTTTCTTCCAAAAACACTACCACAGTGTCCGCAAATAACTTTTCCTGCAAAAGGATTAGTTACTGTAGCATAATCTACTTTTACAATATCATGTTCTTTAGCAAAAATTCTTCTTCTCTCCATCTCTAGTTGTACTGCCTCCCACATTTCTTTATCTATAATTGCTGGGTGGCTTTCCTCAACATAATACTGTGGAACTTCTCCATTGCTTTCTGCCCTTTTCTTAGTAAGGAAGTCTACTGTGTAAGTTTTTTGCAGTAGTGCATCTCCCTTGTACTTTTCATTTGCTAATATTCCTCTTATAGTACTTTCATACCATTTAGCTTTTCCATTCCAACCTTTAATTCCTTCTTCTTCAAATTCTTTTGCTATTCTATTTGTACCTTTTCCATCAAGATAATCCTTATAAATTCTTCTTATAATCTTGGCTTGTTTTTCATCTATTATAAGATTGCCTTCCTCATCTTTAGTATATCCCAAAAATTTTTTATGGTTTATGTGAAGCTTTCCTTGTTCAAATCTCCTTCTTATTCCCCATGTTGAGTTTTCTGAAATTGAGCGACTTTCATCTTGAGCCAAGCTTGCGAGAGTGGAAATTAATACCTCTCCTTTAGCAATTGCCCCTACCGCTGGTAATGGTCCATCTGCTGTAGGATAAGTACAATCAGTATTGGTGGCTATAAATATTGCTCCTCTATTAATATACATAGCAGCTTTTTGAATCTCTTCAAAAGTTAATTTCTTATCCCACCCTACAATCACAGCCTCTACATTTTCATTATTATTTGTTTTGATTCCTACCAAATTCAATTCTTTTTTTAAATTTTCATTTCCTAATACAAATACATTAAAAATATTTTGATTATGTAAAAATTGTGCCGTAGCCCAACCAGAAGATATAACTTCTTCAATATAAGCCTCAACACCCAAATTATTAAGACGTCTTACCACATCTGAGCGTTTCAATTGAGGATCATTTGTTAAAATTTTATTATTTTGTTTTCTTCACGAAGTCTTTTCAATGCTTCTACTGATCCTGGTAAAGCTTCATCACCAATATAAATCACACCATCAAGATCAAATAAATATACATCAAATAAATCTACTATTGCCATTTAATCACATCCCTAAATATAACTTTTTAAAATATATATACATCCTATTTTTCATAAGAAATATACTTATTATTACTTACATTTACTTAACAAAAAATAAACCCGAGAGATAAAAAATTCAGCGTACTAAAAATACACTGAACCTTCCCCCTCGGGCATTTTATTCCAGTAGGTACCTCTTATAAAAAAGAGATGTAGCGCTTGGTCACAGCCCTTAATATTTTAAGGTGGAACCCTAGCTACCCAGTACCAGTTCAATAAAAAAATAATCTATATTTTATTTTTCTTTTTAAATTTTAACATAAAAGGGTTTAAAAGTTTAATTTAAAATTTAACAAATAATTCTCTACGATTTGCATAAATACTTTAATTATTGTTTCTTGGTGTAAATCCATTTATAATTAATTTCGGCCAATCACTATTTGTGTTTTCAATCCACTCACACTGAACATCAAGAAATTTAACCCATGCATTAATACCATAGCTTTTTTTAGTTATGTTTGGTGATTTTCTTCCGTATATTTCTTTTATCTTTTCTAATAATTCTATTTGATCTTCCTTACCTAATTCCTTATTTATTAATTCCTTTATAATTTCTATGCATTTTATATAGGCTTTTCCATCTTCTAAATAAAATTGATCAGCATATATTTGTCTTTCCTTATTTAACTCATCACTTATTTCATTGATTTCATCTTTGTTTGACAAATACTTTTTAACTCTTCTTAAAGCTTCAATATCTTTATCTAACCTATTTATTTTTCTTTCTAAATTTTCAAATTCCATTTCTATTTCTCTCTTTACATATTTATTTAGTCATTATGATTAAAATGACTATTTATTTATTATAACACTATTTGTCAATTGCGTGGAAATAAATTTTGTAGGTTTTGTGCTTTTTATGGGGACAGTTCACAACTTTAAGCTAAAAATTATTGTTTAAAGTTGTGAACCGTCCCCTATCAAACTATCATATTCTATCAAATTTTAAATTTATTAACGTTATCTATCATAGATTTACTCATATCATTTAACACATTTAATGAATGTGTTAAATTTTCTGTAGACTTATTCATTTCTTGAGTCGAAGCTACTATCTCCTCATTAGATGCAGATACTTCTTCTGCAAATGAAGATGCCGTTTCTATTTTTACAATTATACTTTTCTTATTATTATTTAAATCTTCAACTGAATTAGTAGCAACTGCTATTTTAGGTGCTATATCATCTACTGCACCTGTAATTGTTTCAAAGGATTTTATAGCTGTATCAATATTATTTTGTTGATTTTCAAGTTCATTTTTCACAATATCTGTTGTATTTACCATTAAAGTTGTATCCTTATCTATTTTAGATAGTAAGTTTGAAATATCTGATGCTGAATCTTTACTTTGTTCTGCAAGCTTTCTAATCTCATCAGCTACTACTGAAAATCCTCTTCCTTCTTCTCCTGCCCTTGCCGCTTCTATTGCAGCATTTAATGCTAATAGATTTGTTTGTTCTGATATATTATTTATTAAATTAGTTATTTCGTTTATTTTAGTTATATTATCCCCAACACCTTTTATTTTAGAAATTAATTCTTTAAAGGCATAATTAACATTTTCAACTGATTTAATTACATTATCCATATGTTTACTACTATTATAAGCCATTGTCTTTATATTATTTGTACTTAAATCTACATTTTTTATAACCCCAACCATATTATTTAATTCTGAACTAAACTTTTTCAATATACTTGTTATATCAATTAAATGTTGTGCTTGATCTGATGTTCCTTTTGCTGCTTCATTTGTAGCTACAGAAATACTTTGGCTTGATAAATTCAATCCTTCAGCTACTTCATTCAAATTATTATTTTGAATGTCTATATTAGAAGAACTTGTTTTTATATTATTCAACATACGCATCATAGACTTTCTCATATTATTTATAGATTTTGCCATTTTACCTAACTCATCTTTTCTATCTAAAAGTTCTTTTGGAATCTCTTCTCTTAAATCACCTTCTGAAATAATTTTAAGCTGTTCCATAGATATATTAATAGGATTAATAATAGTTTTTGCTATTATTAAAACACTAATAGCTCCTATTAGTATAAATGCTACAGTTGTTGTACATATGCCTATCTTTAAAATTTGTATCTCTTTTAATATCTCATTGGTCTCAATTATATTACCTATTGACCAATCAGTTCCCGCTATAGGTGCATATCCTATATATTGACTTTTCCCTTTATAAGAATACTTTCCTATTCCGTTTTCTCCTGCTACCATTTTCTTCTCAATTTGTACTAACTGTTTAAATTCAGAATCTTTTTTTAGGTTTTCAAAATCATTATTTCTATTTAATACTAAATCTTTATTATTATCAGCTATTGTTGTTCCTGATTTATTAATGATAAATGCTTGTCCAGTCTTTCCAAATTTAATATCATTGATATAATTACTTAATTCATTTCCATCTCTAGCAGCGCTTATACAACCTATTACAATACCATTGTTCTTAACAGGTATATCATATATTACTATAAGTTTTCCACCAGTTTTACTGACAATTGGATCTGATATATTACTTATTCCTTTCATCGCTTTTTTAAAACCTTCTTGATCACTAATATTAAATTTATGTCCATCTGTACTAGTTAAATTTCCTTTAGCATCAACAAAACTCATTCCTAAATACCCACTTATTTTTGCTTGTTCTGAAAGTATCTTTAATTTTTCTTCCATTGGAACACTTTTATTTTTTATTTTTTGTTTTTCTGCTAATACTTCTAAAGCATCTAATTTGATCTTTATTTTATTTTCAATTGCAAAAGACGCTTGTTTTGCAATCTCTGGCAATGTAGTATTAACTGTTTGTACTACAGCTCTTTTAGAAATATACATTGATATAAGTGAAATTCCAATACATACTGTACCTATTAATGCTATAAAACTAATTAACAACTGATTTTTCAAACTTTTAAATTTAACTTTTTTCATATTAACCCTCCAAAATCACAGTAATTACACCATATTATATCATGTTATTTTAAAAAAATACATTTTTTAGCGATTCAGGAGATATTTTGTCAAGCTTTAACAAAAAATTTATTTTTACTAAAATAATTATAAATATCTTATTATACGTAACTTATAATCATTGTTAGATAACTATTATAAATTTCCTAATTTAAAGCAAAAAGTGTAAGAAAATTATTTTCTTACAAATAACTTTCTTACACTTCTAATAATTTTACTTATTATACTTTCATGCTCATAAGGTTCATCTATTGTAATTTGTGCTAATTGTTTAATTCCTTCAAGTGAACCAGCTACTGCAATAAATCTTCCAGTATGACAGAATATTGCATCACTAACTCCTGTAACTTTTGCAAGTTCTTCATCTCTTTTACCAAGCCAAGCTTTAGGTAATTTTTTTCTATCTTCGCCATCTTTTCCTCTTACAGTTTGTATAATATAATTAGTTTTTGTTTTAAAAATTACAAACAGTATTTTCTCATCTTTATCAACTTCCTTAAGTGCTTCTATATATGGACAATATGTATCAAGTATAACAGCTTGAGGAATTTCTCTAGTTTCATAAGCTTTTATCACTTTTTCTTTAGCTTTAAGTACAGATATTTTAAAGTTTATTTTATTATTTAAAATTGATGCTGCAACTCCAACTGCTTCATTAAAATTCTCATTTTCACTATCTTTCTCATACCATACTGGATTAAATCCCGATAAAATTGAAGAAACATTCATTAATGGGATCTCTGATTTATCTATCCATACACCGTTGTCTAATGCATCTATTCCTTCAATTAAACTTCTATCAATAAAATTAAAAATATCGTTTATCTCCTCTTCACTTAAAGATCCGTCTCTAAATTTAATTATATCTTTTCCATATTTGCTCCATACAAGCCCACAAGACGAATAAGGTATGCCATCTTCTCTAAGCACTTTATCAATTCCGTGATGATCTAATTCACCTCCATTAACATCATAAACTATATCCAATTTATTTAATATTTTTTTATCTCTTGTTCTTATTAAATCTGTTATAAAAATCTGATTAAGCATAGCAGTTGCCATAACTTCATCAGCATGAAATTTTCCATCATGTGTTCCTATTTTTTTAAATTCCTTTTTCACTTAACTATCAACTACCTTTTATTTTGAATTTTATACAAATTCAATTATAACATCAAGGAACAAATTATGCTAAGCTAACAAATATAAAACTTATATCTCATATTAGATTGTCAACACTTTTTTGCACAATTTTTATTCAGTCATTTTTGCTAGGCGATATTCCACTGGTGCAATATAATTTAATGCACCATGAATACGTTTATTTTTATACCACAATACATAGCTTCTCACTTCTATTTTAAGTTCTTCCAAACTTTTGAAAATCCTGTTAAATACCAATTCTGTTTTTATAATTTTATATCCATATCAGCGCTGCTTACTTTTAAGTGACACTAGGCAATTCATAAATGCATTTTGTATATATTTTTTTAAACGTTCACATTCTTCTTCCACTAATAAATATGTTTTATCACAATCAGTTATAATACCTGTGCGAAGGCCTTGTATATAACTGCTGATAACCGTAAGAAGCGTTTTTATATCGTGTGAATAATCTTCATAGAATTTTTTTCCTTTATATCTAACTGCTTTAATGTTTGAGCCATATTATTCATTTCCTGTGCCAAATACTGAAATTCATCTTTAGTATCAATTTGTATGGTTTGGTCATATTTTTTCTGTGAAAAATTTCTGACTCCTTTTAAAATAAGTTTAAATGGACTGGTTAATTTGTTTACAACTATACTAAAGAGAATGATAATAATTATACAGGTTACCAATATTAAGATAAAAACATAAGAGGTTATTCTATGAGTAATTTGAAGAATATCCTTATCGTACATTGCTGTAGCAACAGTGTAATATTTATTATCAATTAAAATCTTACTAGTATATATCCGTTCGATCATCACCTATGATATATACCATAATATAGTTATTTATAGTTCCAGTAGGAATATTATAATCAATATTATTTACATAAGAATAATAATCTGAAATGCTTTTATTGCTTTGCTCCAGCTCTTGTTTTATTTCTTCACGTTGATAAGTTTTAATTGTATTAGTAACAGCAAATGTCAGCAATATCATAGAAATAACAGTGGTTAAGGTCCCAAATAAAATAAGCTTTTTATTCAAATTCATATTAATCACTTACCTTATATCCAAACCCCCATAATGTTTCAATTTTAAATTCACATTCATAGGGCAACATTTTTTTACGCAAACGTTTTATCATATGATCTACCTGCCGACTATCACCTGTATAATCATATCCCCATACTTTTTCTATTAAAAATTCTCTCGTAAATGCTTGATTTTTATTTTTTAAAAAACTCAAGTAGATCATATTCTTTTTTAGTAACAGAGAATTCTTGATCAGATAAAAAAGCACTTCTTTCTTCCAAATTTAATTTAAGATCTTTACAAAAAGAAAAGCATTAGAATTAACAGGCTCAACATGATATCTTTTAAGCATATTTCGAACTTTAATGGATACTTCTCTAAGAGAAAAAGGTTTTGAAATATAATCATCACTTCCAAGTTCTAGCCCTAAAACTCTATCAATTTCTTCATCTTTTGCTGAAATCATTATAATTGGAATATCACTGTTTTTCCTTATTTCTTTGCATACATCATATCCATTCATATCTGGCATCATTATATCTGTAATAACTAAATCACATTTAGCATTTTTAAAGTCATTTAGCAAATCTTTCCCATTAGAATAATAAGCAACTTGGTATCCGTCGCTCTCTAATTGACTCTTTAGAATATTACATATATTTATATCATCATCTGCAATCATAATTCTATTGCTCATAAACACCCTCCTTATGCAATGTAAATTCTTACATTAAACATATTAGGAGATAGATCAAGCATAACAAACATCAATACTATCTTCTTAAA is part of the Haloimpatiens sp. FM7315 genome and harbors:
- a CDS encoding recombinase family protein, with the translated sequence MYINRGAIFIATNTDCTYPTADGPLPAVGAIAKGEVLISTLASLAQDESRSISENSTWGIRRRFEQGKLHINHKKFLGYTKDEEGNLIIDEKQAKIIRRIYKDYLDGKGTNRIAKEFEEEGIKGWNGKAKWYESTIRGILANEKYKGDALLQKTYTVDFLTKKRAESNGEVPQYYVEESHPAIIDKEMWEAVQLEMERRRIFAKEHDIVKVDYATVTNPFAGKVICGHCGSVFGRKVWNSTNELRRRIVWRCNRRYIEKGKKGCNNKHIDDKVLYKAFIDTFNAMIKNKDYFMEKWEEHLKSDNVLGKYKAKQFIGILKNAKPIKQFDEDLFFRVVEKMTVFDGEKIIVSLLNVTEIEVVIE
- a CDS encoding methyl-accepting chemotaxis protein, whose product is MKKVKFKSLKNQLLISFIALIGTVCIGISLISMYISKRAVVQTVNTTLPEIAKQASFAIENKIKIKLDALEVLAEKQKIKNKSVPMEEKLKILSEQAKISGYLGMSFVDAKGNLTSTDGHKFNISDQEGFKKAMKGISNISDPIVSKTGGKLIVIYDIPVKNNGIVIGCISAARDGNELSNYINDIKFGKTGQAFIINKSGTTIADNNKDLVLNRNNDFENLKKDSEFKQLVQIEKKMVAGENGIGKYSYKGKSQYIGYAPIAGTDWSIGNIIETNEILKEIQILKIGICTTTVAFILIGAISVLIIAKTIINPINISMEQLKIISEGDLREEIPKELLDRKDELGKMAKSINNMRKSMMRMLNNIKTSSSNIDIQNNNLNEVAEGLNLSSQSISVATNEAAKGTSDQAQHLIDITSILKKFSSELNNMVGVIKNVDLSTNNIKTMAYNSSKHMDNVIKSVENVNYAFKELISKIKGVGDNITKINEITNLINNISEQTNLLALNAAIEAARAGEEGRGFSVVADEIRKLAEQSKDSASDISNLLSKIDKDTTLMVNTTDIVKNELENQQNNIDTAIKSFETITGAVDDIAPKIAVATNSVEDLNNNKKSIIVKIETASSFAEEVSASNEEIVASTQEMNKSTENLTHSLNVLNDMSKSMIDNVNKFKI
- a CDS encoding MYG1 family protein; protein product: MKKEFKKIGTHDGKFHADEVMATAMLNQIFITDLIRTRDKKILNKLDIVYDVNGGELDHHGIDKVLREDGIPYSSCGLVWSKYGKDIIKFRDGSLSEEEINDIFNFIDRSLIEGIDALDNGVWIDKSEIPLMNVSSILSGFNPVWYEKDSENENFNEAVGVAASILNNKINFKISVLKAKEKVIKAYETREIPQAVILDTYCPYIEALKEVDKDEKILFVIFKTKTNYIIQTVRGKDGEDRKKLPKAWLGKRDEELAKVTGVSDAIFCHTGRFIAVAGSLEGIKQLAQITIDEPYEHESIISKIIRSVRKLFVRK
- a CDS encoding IS3 family transposase is translated as MIKTELVFNRIFKSLEELKIEVRSYVLWYKNKRIHGALNYIAPVEYRLAKMTE
- a CDS encoding HAMP domain-containing protein, whose product is MYDKDILQITHRITSYVFILILVTCIIIIILFSIVVNKLTSPFKLILKGVRNFSQKKYDQTIQIDTKDEFQYLAQEMNNMAQTLKQLDIKEKNSMKIIHTI
- a CDS encoding winged helix-turn-helix domain-containing protein, coding for MIYLSFLKNKNQAFTREFLIEKVWGYDYTGDSRQVDHMIKRLRKKMLPYECEFKIETLWGFGYKVSD
- a CDS encoding response regulator transcription factor, with amino-acid sequence MSNRIMIADDDINICNILKSQLESDGYQVAYYSNGKDLLNDFKNAKCDLVITDIMMPDMNGYDVCKEIRKNSDIPIIMISAKDEEIDRVLGLELGSDDYISKPFSLREVSIKVRNMLKRYHVEPVNSNAFLFVKILN